From the genome of Thermococcus sp.:
CATCGAGGGAATATACAAACAAATTGAGTTAATCGGAAAGGTCCTCAACAGGGAAGAACAGGCTTCGATGGTAATAGCCGAGATGAAGGCACAGATAAGCTACATTGAGGGCCTTGTCTCCAACCAGAGCAGGCCGAGTGTTATGTATCTCGTTAGCACGTATAACGGCTACTGGATAGCCGGAAAAGACACCTTCGCGGACAGTATAATCAAAATTGCGGGGGGTAAGAATGCCTTTGAGGACGTTACCGGCTGGAAAGCGGTCAGTGAAGAGGAAATCGTAGCAAGGAACCCGGACGTGGTTATCATAGCCTCAGCTTACGTTGACCCGAAGATATTCTGCTCAGGCCCGCTCTCAACAATCAAGGCCGCGAAGGACGGAAAGGTTTACACCGTCAGCGACCCCAACGTCTTCCAGAGGCCGAGCCCAAGGATTGTGCTGGCAATCCGCGAGATGGCCGAACTGCTCCATCCGAACCTCTTCAAGTACCAGCCCCAGCCCCTCGTCTGCTCTGCCAATACTTCCGCCAACGCGACCGGCTGATTTTTAAGCTTCTTTTCTCCTCTTTTTCCCGGTGATGTTATGGAAAAGAAGACCGTTTACAGGGTTCTGCTCGTGATTGTGATAATCCTGGCGATAATCTTCACCCTCGGCGTTGTTGGTATCGTCCCCTTCGTCTGGAGTGAGTACATAACGGTTTTCATGGTCATCCTGTTCTTCGCCCTGAGGTTCAGTAAAGGCGCTCAACCCTGACGATTGAGAGGTAAATGAAGACCATCGAGAGCAGGAGCAGGACGAGGAGGGCATAAACCGGATTGACGACGTCGTAGTAGTGGAGCATGGCGAAGCGAAGGCCGTCAACGGAGTACGTCATCGGAGTTACGAGGCCAACGGCGAGGAACCACTTCGGAAACAGGAGGAGGGAAACTATAGCACCGCTCGTGAACATCATGGGGAGCCTAATCAAGTTGAGCCACGTCATCGCGTTTATCGGGTTCTCAACGACGAGGGAAACGTAGAGGCCTAAAGCTGAGAAGGCAAAAGCCGACAGAACGAGAAAGAGCACGAAGAGAGGGAGGTTCCATATTGGATAGACCATGAAGGCCCTCAGGAAGAGAAGGCTAACGAAACCGACGAAGAGTCCGAATATTGAACCGGTGAGAACCTTGGCCAGAACGATTTCAAGATAACTCACAGGGGC
Proteins encoded in this window:
- a CDS encoding ABC transporter substrate-binding protein gives rise to the protein IEGIYKQIELIGKVLNREEQASMVIAEMKAQISYIEGLVSNQSRPSVMYLVSTYNGYWIAGKDTFADSIIKIAGGKNAFEDVTGWKAVSEEEIVARNPDVVIIASAYVDPKIFCSGPLSTIKAAKDGKVYTVSDPNVFQRPSPRIVLAIREMAELLHPNLFKYQPQPLVCSANTSANATG
- a CDS encoding ABC transporter permease; this translates as MSALKVLAIAEKELKEYVLKPGSISWGIVFPLVFTLAFAVRFGDVDHLAPGLVSISVLFGTTSFVSSSIIFERRLRTFERLLVAPVSYLEIVLAKVLTGSIFGLFVGFVSLLFLRAFMVYPIWNLPLFVLFLVLSAFAFSALGLYVSLVVENPINAMTWLNLIRLPMMFTSGAIVSLLLFPKWFLAVGLVTPMTYSVDGLRFAMLHYYDVVNPVYALLVLLLLSMVFIYLSIVRVERLY